DNA sequence from the Penaeus monodon isolate SGIC_2016 chromosome 28, NSTDA_Pmon_1, whole genome shotgun sequence genome:
TTGTCCGGCAGTCAGTTGGTTAATTTTAACTTATCAGTTAAACATCCTTCAACAATGTCAGTTTTTATCGGTTAGCTTTTATTTATCCCAGTTCTGCTTAACCTGGGGGCGCTTGTGATTTTCTAAGGAAAGTATGAATTTCACTAATCATATATGTTATTCTCTTGACACGGTTGATACCAAGTCTATGGGAAAATGCAAAAGTATCACCTTTACGAACTTTAATTTTCTATGATCTACTTaagcttattgttattttttcacatattGAACTCCCACTCCCATGTCCTTCGGCACTCCTAGGGTNNNNNNNNNNNNNNNNNNNNNNNNNNNNNNNNNNNNNNNNNNNNNNNNNNNNNNNNNNNNNNNNNNNAGTAAGAAGTTTAACAGCCCCCGCAACCCCGTATTTTCCCCTTTGCAAATATCTCCCCATGGAGCCTCTCCCTTGAGTGGACGTAGGTCTGTCGCCttgtgtatctcttttttttgaggggatggCGAAAAAAAATGGCCTAGATGGCAGAATAATGTAAGTTCAGTTAGTATCTACGGCCAGCGAGGGGGACTGCAAGAGTGGGTCACATTGGACATCAAGGCTAACTGCCCACAAAGTCGATCACCAGGTCACTTTTGGATTGCAAAGGGTACAGTGCAATGTGACTTTTCTCCACCCGTCTACTGGAGCGGGGACGGTAGAATTGTTGGAGTGGTGTGCTGTTGTTTGGGATGGGGCGGGGTTTCGACTTTTGGGTGTTTTCCAAATTTTAAGTCTTGATAAGCACCCTTTTTTTGAATAGGAAACTTAAAAGTGTCGGGCTTTAAAGAGGTCAACGACAACATACCCATAAGGGGAAAATATATCAACCAGCAAAACCCGGCTTGGGGAATATCGGGGAAAACGAGGTGGTCATGGTAGCCCTTTTCAGGTTCAACAGGGTTTGGGCTACCTAACATTAATGTTCCATAATAATAAATCAGGCTTTATACCAACACTAAGGGAGCCCTATGTGGCCGTAGATATAGGGTTTGGGGTTGTAACTTGAGGCATTACAACATCTAGCTTAAGGGGGACGAATTTACCCACTATTGATGTTTTTTCCCCACAAGTTCAGATGGTCGGTAAccctttgcaaaaatttttatggtacaattaatttttttttgataaataaaagcaGTATCTGAACTTTTTTTGGAGATTTTTGATGATTTAAACCATTTAAAATTAAAGGGTAATCAAAANNNNNNNNNNNNNNNNNNNNNNNNNNNNNNNNNNNNNNNNNNNNNNNNNNNNNNNNNNNNNNNNNNNNNNNNNNNNNNNNNNNNNNNNNNNNNNNNNNNNNNNNNNNNNNNNNNNNNNNNNNNNNNNNNNNNNNGCATGTAACAAAGCAAGCAAAATAGTCTGTACTTATCTGCTCAGTAAGTAGAATTATATGGCGATCCACTGAACATGAGCTTGCGACCGAGCATTGGGTCGCGACCCGTACTTTGAAGAACCCTGATTTATTACACTGAACTATTTTCCTTGCTTTGCTTTGCTGCAACAGTTGGCAACTTTACACAGCAGTTCTATTTTGTAACTTTTTGGTACACTTAATATTAGCNNNNNNNNNNNNNNNNNNNNNNNNNNNNNNNNNNNNNNNNNNNNNNNNNNNNNNNNNNNNNNNNNNNNNNNNNNNNNNNNNNNNNNNNNNNNNNNNNNNNNNNNNNNNNNNNNNNNNNNNNNNNNNNNNNNNNNNNNNNNNNNNNNNNNNNNNNNNNNNNNNNNNNNNNNNNNNNNNNNNNNNNNNNNNNNNNNNNNNNNNNNNNNNNNNNNNNNNNNNNNNNNNNNNNNNNNNNNNNNNNNNNNNNNNNNNNNNNNNNNNNNNNNNNNNNNNNNNNNNNNNNNNNNNNNNNNNNNNNNNNNNNNNNNNNNNNNNNNNNNNNNNNNNNNNNNNNNNNNNNNNNNNNNNNNNNNNNNNNNNNNNNNNNNNNNNNNNNNNNNNNNNNNNNNNNNNNNNNNNNNNNNNNNNNNNNNNNNNNNNNNNNNNNNNNNNNNNNNNNNNNNNNNNNNNNNNNNNNNNNNNNNNNNNNNNNNNNNNNNNNNNNNNNNNNNNNNNNNNNNNNNNNNNNNNNNNNNNNNNNNNNNNNNNNNNNNNNNNNNNNNNNNNNNNNNNNNNNNNNNNNNNNNNNNNNNNNNNNNNNNNNNNNNNNNNNNNNNNNNNNNNNNNNNNNNNNNNNNNNNNNNNNNNNNNNNNNNNNNNNNNNNNNNNNNNNNNNNNNNNNNNNNNNNNNNNNNNNNNNNNNNNNNNNNNNNNNNNNNNNNNNNNNNNNNNNNNNNNNNNNNNNNNNNNNNNNNNNNNNNNNNNNNNNNNNNNNNNNNNNNNNNNNNNNNNNNNNNNNNNNNNNNNNNNNNATGGACGTACTGGGTTGTGAAGGTATTGTACAAAATCAAACTGggccgtgataaaaaaaaaaaatgaagaacccTGATCTACCAAATGAGAAAATAGTACTTCAAGTCTGCCAGTTGATTCAAGTTTGACAGTATTTTTTTTTGNNNNNNNNNNNNNNNNNNNNNNNNNNNNNNNNNNNNNNNNNNNNNNNNNNNNNNNNNNNNNNNNNNNNNNNNNNNNNNNNNNNNNNNNNNNNNNNNNNNNNNNNNNNNNNNNNNNNNNNNNNNNNNNNNNNNNNNNNNNNNNNNNNNNNNNNNNNNNNNNNNNNNNNNNNNNNNNNNNNNNNNNNNNNNNNNNNNNNNNNNNNNNNNNNNNNNNNNNNNNNNNNNNNNNNNNNNNNTGGGTTAAGTAAAATTAAATagtttgtttcacttttttttaataatcatgagcttggtgattttaattttattatatttttattgaaatattgtCATCATGacaagtttgtttattttctgctgTATAACTAATATGTAgtcactttattatatattattgcttaCAAGTGCCCTTTTCCGTTTAAAAAGTGATGTTCATACTTCATGACACAGGACAGGCTATTCAAAGTGGACCCGGTTTTGCATTTTAAGATGTGCAGTAAAGGGAGAGTGCTGCAGCTTTAAAAATAGTACATCTTCGAACAATGGAAATATAATCAGAGCAATGACGGACTAACCAGCTATTGGCAACAAGCATTGTTGACGTGTAAACTGACAGCAGTGTTGCATATGAGATTGAGCAGCATAGTCACTCCCTCTTCCAGTGTTGTCTCGCCGTCGTGGTTAGTGTCGTCGCATCGCAAGTGAGCGTACAGCGGCGTGAGAGTGAGGTTTTGCATGTGCAGCTCCGCGCACAAAGCCCTCACGGCCAGACCATGAGGCAGGAGCGAGTCCCACCACCAGAGGCCGTCCGAGTCGGCCTTAAGCCAGTCCCTCTTACCCCGAGAGCCCGAGAGCGACCGCCCATCTCGGTTCTGGGGCTCTTCTACCTCCCGAAGGTAATGGAAGAATATCATGTCACTCCACTCGATGTTGCTGTCAGCGAAGATGGCGGGTCGCATGTGGTTCTCATGAGGCGCAAAGGGCTTTACGCGACTCTCCGACAGCACAAGGACGCGAGTTCGCAGTGATATGCGATGTAGCAGTGGGACCATTCGAGAGAGCCCTTCTTTCATAAGGTCTAAGACACTGAGATAAGGAATAACATGTCCCCAGTCCATCTCTCCAAGTGTCCAAGTGGAGTATGCTGTATAAAATGTCAATAgtaattattagaaattattatcatgcattaaaAGGAAGCTTGAAATGCTTCCAGGATCAGTGTTCAtacccattttctttttgtttcatggaTGTTCGAATACAGACATTCAGAGTGGACACTTGATCAGACCTGTGATCTGAGGGCACAGTGAAAATTAAGAAGTGAGTAAAGAAACATATGCATTTGTGGCATATTACAAACGCGTTGATAATATTTGCAAGAGTACGAGTAACTGATATCTTCAGTTGAGCACACGCAACTTACCCGTCACCAAGAGATCAGGAGCCGGGTCAGTCCCCGCCGCCAATCTCTTCAGGAGCTGAACGTCCTCTCGATACTCAAAGGTCGAGGAGGAGCTCACTAGAAACGTGCAAAATCTGAGAAAATCAGGAAGAGTAAGGTCAGGGAAGCATTTAGATATTATGTACTGAATTAGAATGTAGGATCGATGTGGAATTCCTGGTCCCGAAGGAAGGCACACTCCGTGCACATATCAAGTGTGAACCAGTAGAGGGTTTGTATCATTTcacaaaacacgaaacaaaattAGCATTCCATAGTCACCGCCTGACTTGTGGAAAGCAAAGGTGTAAATATCGAAGCATTTATTGCAGTAAATATCGATAGCATACTTTACAGATTCCACTGACTGTCTGCTGATAATGAGCATATCACTTTACCCGGTGGCTGGAGGAGAAACACCGCCATCGACGGGGAATTTTGAAGCCTCTCACCTATGCATAAATTTCGATTTGTGTTGTGATCAATTCTTTTGCGAGATAAGAGAGTCTCAGAAAGAGCAGAAAATAATGCTAGGTTTCTTATCCTCCGTGCTCGGTTGGTGATGCTCCCCTCCAGCCAGTGGGCTAAcaaggaaaaatatagaaatacaaacCGCATGGAAACACGTAGGCTTGGGTTGATCTTTGACACAGCGTCAAAATGTGTCCACCTGATTTCATCCAATTTGCTTATGACGACCTCAAGACTGCCTGAAGTGTTCTGTGGATGAAGCTGTTTCAGCGCATGTACAGGCAAGTCCGAAGGCAGCACTGATGTAGATATTATTAGATTGTAGAAACGCACTGTCATGCATAACTCATATTATTGCAATGCACAATGTATTCTAAATTCACCAAACTTTGGAGACCTCTTATAATGAGGAGCCCTAAGCTATACCATATTTACCCTNNNNNNNNNNNNNNNNNNNNNNNNNNNNNNNNNNNNNNNNNNNNNNNNNNNNNNNNNNNNNNNNNNNNNNNNNNNNNNNNNNNNNNNNNNNNNTAAATATTGGCGAAGTTTTAGAATAAATTGTTTATTGCATTCATACGAGTTATCCGCCTGATTATGCTACTGANNNNNNNNNNNNNNNNNNNNNNNNNNTAGTGATGTGGTAATGATAGGAGCAGATAAGGAAATACGGAAATATTTCAACTTTCTCCCAGTCTATAACTAATCCAATATCTCTAATATTGTTTGTTCTTCTGAAACACGTAGAAAAAAATGACATATGTGACAACCCATATGAACAAAAGAGCTAAAACAACACCCAGTGCAGGCCGACCTTTCCATAGCATACCACATCCCACAACAGGCAGGGAAGGGATATTTTGTATATCTTGCCTAATGTAATTGATATCTCTTCAGTGTATACTTACATCCCATAACTGTCTAACTCAAAGCGAGGCAGACTTGAAATCACCCCCAAGAAGTATTGTAGCCAAAGGGAAATTGTTCAGAAGGGAAAGTCTGCAGTGGTTAGAGTAGAAAAGAAGTTTGATAAGTTGAAGTTTTTCTAAGGTGTAGGACGAAGTCAGTCTCTGCCGCAGGTTCTGCAAAGAAACAGCAGGCTAATCCTTTAAAGGAACTTGCAAATTGACTGGAAGAGTTTTGGTGTGGAGTGTGATGCTAGAACCGTCAAAAAAGGGAAGTATACCCATGCGTGCCTTCGGAAGCCCGAGGTCAGGGATAGAGCGCCACTACATTGAAGGTGTGTTGCTGCCGGGATATCAGTGTGATACATTtgttaagattaaaaataaaaacaaatgacaagaaatttgtttttcattcacGCAATGTATAGANNNNNNNNNNNNNNNNNNNNNNNNNNNNNNNNNNNNNNNNNNNNNNNNNNNNNNNNNNNNNNNNNNNNNNNNNNNNNNNNNNNNNNNNNNNNNNNNNNNNNNNNNNNNNNNNNNNNNNNNNNNNNNNNNNNNNNNNNNNNNNNNNNNNNNNNNNNNNNNNNNNNNNNNNNNNNNNNNNNNNNNNNNNNNNNNNNNNNNNNNNNNNNNNNNNNNNNNNNNNNNNNNNNNNNNNNNNNNNNNNNNNNNNNNNNNNNNNNNNNNNNNNNNNNNNNNNNNNNNNNNNNNNNNNNNNNNNNNNNNNNNNNNNNNNNNNNNNNNNNNNNNNNNNNNNNNNNNNNNNNNNNNNNNNNNNNNNNNNNNNNNNNNNNNNNNNNNNNNNNNNNNNNNNNNNNNNNNNNNNNNNNNNNNNNNNNNNNNNNNNNNNNNNNNNNNNNNNNNNNNNNNNNNNNNNNNNNNNNNNNNNNNNNNNNNNNNNNNNNNNNNNNNNNNNNNNNNNNNNNNNNNNNNNNNNNNNNNNNNNNNNNNNNNNNNNNNNNNNNNNNNNNNNNNNNNNNNNNNNNNNNNNNNNNNNNNNNNNNNNNNNNNNNNNNNNNNNNNNNNNNNNNNNNNNNNNNNNNNNNNNNNNNNNNNNNNNNNNNNNNNNNNNNNNNNNNNNNNNNNNNNNNNNNNNNNNNNNNNNNNNNNNNNNNNNNNNNNNNNNNNNNNNNNNNNNNNNNNNNNNNNNNNNNNNNNNNNNNNNNNNNNNNNNNNNNNNNNNNNNNNNNNNNNNNNNNNNNNNNNNNNNNNNNNNNNNNNNNNNNNNNNNNNNNNNNNNNNNNNNNNNNNNNNNNNNNNNNNNNNNNNNNNNNNNNNNNNNNNNNNNNNNNNNNNNNNNNNNNNNNNNNNNNNNNNNNNNNNNNNNNNNNNNNNNNNNNNNNNNNNNNNNNNNNNNNNNNNNNNNNNNNNNNNNNNNNNNNNNNNNNNNNNNNNNNNNNNNNNNNNNNNNNNNNNNNNNNNNNNNNNNNNNNNNNNNNNNNNNNNNNNNNNNNNNNNNNNNNNNNNNNNNNNNNNNNNNNNNNNNNNNNNNNNNNNNNNNNNNNNNNNNNNNNNNNNNNNNNNNNNNNNNNNNNNNNNNNNNNNNNNNNNNNNNNNNNNNNNNNNNNNNNNNNNNNNNNNNNNNNNNNNNNNNNNNNNNNNNNNNNNNNNNNNNNNNNNNNNNNNNNNNNNNNNNNNNNNNNNNNNNNNNNNNNNNNNNNNNNNNNNNNNNNNNNNNNNNNNNNNNNNNNNNNNNNNNN
Encoded proteins:
- the LOC119590935 gene encoding uncharacterized protein LOC119590935, which produces MSVKLMRLWGFCSVAFLVIEITFLSIHWQRDSGPHHGFDGRVSDWGNGAADSARRVSECRSMFEMNSDEKRISRDTNHYEDLGVALPFHPRHRGASQSPSGTPGPRALGAEDPDPRASSTGGRLPYLPCQLQEYGPELTLDCMRARLGRGRKLWILFAGDSKIRYTFFKFLNVTKSMHYNISYQNTSGSLEVVISKLDEIRWTHFDAVSKINPSLRVSMRFCTFLVSSSSTFEYREDVQLLKRLAAGTDPAPDLLVTAYSTWTLGEMDWGHVIPYLSVLDLMKEGLSRMVPLLHRISLRTRVLVLSESRVKPFAPHENHMRPAIFADSNIEWSDMIFFHYLREVEEPQNRDGRSLSGSRGKRDWLKADSDGLWWWDSLLPHGLAVRALCAELHMQNLTLTPLYAHLRCDDTNHDGETTLEEGVTMLLNLICNTAVSLHVNNACCQ